Below is a genomic region from Isosphaeraceae bacterium EP7.
GCTCCAGCTTCTTGACGAACTCGTCCTCGGGGACGATCGCCTCCACGCCGCGCCTCAGGATCGTGAGCTGTTCAGCAGCCGTTAACATCGCAGGGCCATCCGTCGGATCGGGCATTCGTCGTCCCACTAAGAGGCAGGATTGTAGGGGAAGGCGGCTCGAAGGGGCAAGGTCGGCGTGGGCCGACAGACGACCCACCGGGATGCTCGTGGAATTCCTGAACCGCAGGCTTGACTTCGGCTTTCCGTCGCGTCGATGATCGTTGCTGAAGGATTCTCGGCCCCGCCCTCGTCGATGGGCCGAGCTGGAATCCCGGAGGTCGATGCGAACCGTGCTCCACCTGCGTCGATGGTTGATCCTGGCCTACTCGCTCTCCACCTTGGTGGCGACGCTGGGCCACGACCATCACCGCGAGCCAGAGATTCTGTTCGCCGAGGCGGGTTGCGACGACCAACGGTCGCACTTCGCGAGCCACGAGGGGACCGACCTCTCGAACTCGTTCTCCGAATGCCCGATCTGCCAGTATCGCACTGGCCCGCAGATCGAGCAGACGCAGGTCAGCTTCATCCCGGACGCCGCGGCGTCCGGCGAGCTTGCCATCCTCTCCGAGCCGGACGCCGTCGTCCAAGAGCTCCGATGGGTCGCGACGAGGGGCCCGCCCCGAGCCTGACGATTGCCCACCGAGATGGAGGCTTGGTGACCTTGGTGCGCCACGTCTCCGGTGCTGTCGCCCGCTCGATGCGTCGATCCCCTCGTTCCCATGGGTTAGCCCCGTCGCGTCCCACGATGCGCCGGCGCGATCTCGTTCGATCCGGAGAGTCCTATGTCCGCCACCAAGAATGGTGCCGGCGCCGCTCATGCACGCCGCGCCTTCACGCTGATCGAATTGCTCGTCGTCATCTCGATCATCGCCGTCCTGATCGCTCTGCTGCTGCCCGCGGTCCAGAGCGCCCGAGAGGCGGCCCGACGCATCCAGTGCGTCAATAATCAGAAGCAAATCGGCCTGGCCCTGCACAATTACCACGACTCGCACCAGACATTCCCACCCGGCTATGTCAGCCACTGGAAGCTCGACGGTAGCGATCCTGGTGTGGCCGACGATGACATCGGGCCTGGCTGGGCTTGGGGCAGCATGATCCTGCCGTTCCTTGAGCAGACCAACCTCTTCAACGCGATCAACTTCACCCAGACCGTGGGGGTTCCCGCCAACACGACCGCGGCGCTGCGCCGGGTCTCGGGCTACCTCTGCCCGTCCGATACCCCACCGGCGACCGTCCCCGTGCGGAACGAGGCCAATACCGCGACCATCAATACCGTTGGGACCAGCAACTACACGGGCATGTACGGGCTCGGCGAGATTGGCGAGGCGCCCGGACGCGGGTCGGGGACGTTCTTCCGCAACAGTAAGGTCGGCCTGAATGACATGAAGGACGGTTCGAGCCAGACGATGGTGGTGACCGAGCGGAGCCACAACCTCAGTTATGTGACCTGGATGTCCCGGAGCCCCGGCGGATGGCTGTTCAAGACCTCCTCGCTGGAAGGGGGGACCGACACCTTCCATGTGGAGCCCGAGGAGGCCTTCACGATGGTCCTCGGGCCCATCGAGGTCGACGACGAGAGCCGGACCATCAACCATCACAAGGCCCATGTCGAGGACATCTGGAGCCGTCACACTGGGGGGGCGAATATCCTCTTCGGCGACGGCTCGGTGAGGTTCCTCAAGGACGGGATCAACGCGTCCGTGCTGCGAGCCCTGGCGACCCGCGCCGGCAACGAAATCGTCAGCTCCGACAGCTTCTGAGCGGGCAATGCAGGGCCGGACTTTCGAACTCATCCGCGGCGTCCCGGCGATTCGTCTCGCCGGTCGGCCGCGGGAGTCGTCCCGTCGGTCGTCGATCAGGGATTGGTGAATCGGCATCGATCCGATCGATCAAGGTCGGTGCTTGAAAGTCTTGTCGAGGAATTCATAAGCGGTCAGGCGCGTGGCATCGGGGAAGTCGTGCTCGGCGTCGGGATAGGCGG
It encodes:
- a CDS encoding DUF1559 domain-containing protein — translated: MSATKNGAGAAHARRAFTLIELLVVISIIAVLIALLLPAVQSAREAARRIQCVNNQKQIGLALHNYHDSHQTFPPGYVSHWKLDGSDPGVADDDIGPGWAWGSMILPFLEQTNLFNAINFTQTVGVPANTTAALRRVSGYLCPSDTPPATVPVRNEANTATINTVGTSNYTGMYGLGEIGEAPGRGSGTFFRNSKVGLNDMKDGSSQTMVVTERSHNLSYVTWMSRSPGGWLFKTSSLEGGTDTFHVEPEEAFTMVLGPIEVDDESRTINHHKAHVEDIWSRHTGGANILFGDGSVRFLKDGINASVLRALATRAGNEIVSSDSF